The following proteins are co-located in the Cyprinus carpio isolate SPL01 chromosome B19, ASM1834038v1, whole genome shotgun sequence genome:
- the pogza gene encoding pogo transposable element derived with ZNF domain a isoform X4: protein MIETNMAESDLYMQCDEDDLEPCQSFTENRDQIYNKVTVVPSGSSALIPIQSDGTSEPISATTDLTNQAVPLASAPAVALLPNAAQPAGAAGGQTIFISTQPNPGQPLAGSMSLGTSLGYLLNGQPISFLTSAQTPQLIAPRMVTPASSVQQTTPGKISTLQIPVTLTISNPSNIQSITSAAPGVSALNMTPSNVLPAANPGATIKVIKFTKFTGAPAAAGQVVSSLVQPNKAVNIQNNITNRAPAPLLSGGLFQVTKPAPATATNALKRGFNSSRFCVRCKAFYQKIPSLRGYYCQCNQELIKSVRDLTAQARKRIKRPSDKTHSNPSTSKTPVSFSTSSEKSLRHVTTSEIPEGTPSPRSGDFDEQGRLIMLVEDFFYGQHPGHTAPVRPNAEPIMMKCQLCDKKVKGNINLMNHTKHHMELERQTGEVDYHAMCQHCYRNFSTPFRLQCHVETVHNKADSSKVCKICEWSFENEPLFLNHMKHAHKPGEMPYMCQVCEFRSSFYEDVISHFAEQHKNTCILLCPFCLKVFKSCGGFQMHFTRHQKKIARHCDRCRLQFIREKDEWQHRQKFHRTFVKPKQLEGLVPGTRVTIRAYADSTDNRDNSVAPPLKTLSNTTSTLVASQNVTNKVIPMKKKSVKSMVELMVKFQSQCKPTEKHFCMECNYDIPYFSNHFPTYVSCSLCRYNTCCSRAYANHMISEHVPRKSTKKYITLYKPCPKKGRLSCTTCRYKTQVGDLMAKHLADYPKHQASHCTIREGFSLGYKRFVFIPTDLLRGGQRLNNGVFLPLQVKQVAGSSFPLSSKPLPLPSYTITLPGSPVCTQSLPILVQPVEPSAAPDKKCKANPDALKPTLNGGLSKVDTEHTGQNSFTMAQLKVILYALCCGVPQASNHFDTPPEEVQSLLMKRQLQLDPSRSREGLTSQLADNLVEWVLCQREQQLPIDESNLFGFMSSHGVQDISYDSMVDFLLRHDLGLQAFATSSKLLPHKSQELVSSFSSFLKKQVISESFRLSSIGAMEELSIFVDMEQLDETSADSSSMLSAFKLMGTTDPLIDVVFTALADGTTLSTMVFLRGEPLKEYASSLPDFFILEARPEGFTDEERLQLWLDKVWCRHINPSSGGKGLLIMDTYKGHMSNEFLVTLNKVNTLPALIPRSCSRRLQPLEACMGPVLREFMQARWSEHVTKAPQELVGAKPADLALLLSRWLIEVLDVLIAEPKLLFRSFDRVLSTNPEATSEESSELVRSLTEALLVSKLQGDKVEEQKAETSSIVSAESWSSPQSGMLALRKLFEKDSDLESFHGFEDSEILDH, encoded by the exons ATGATCGAGAC aaacatggcaGAATCAGACCTTTACATGCAGTGTGATGAAGATGATCTAGAGCCATGCCAGAGTTTTACAGAAAACAGGGACCAGATATATAACAAAG TTACTGTAGTCCCAAGTGGAAGTAGTGCACTGATACCAATACAGTCTGATGGCACCTCTGAACCAATTTCAGCTACTACTGACCTCACAAATCAAGCTGTGCCTTTGGCGTCTG CTCCTGCTGTTGCGTTACTGCCTAATGCTGCCCAACCAGCGGGAGCTGCAGGTGGCCAAACTATCTTCATCAGTACACAG CCTAATCCAGGGCAGCCTTTGGCAGGTTCAATGAGTTTGGGAACATCACTTGGTTACCTTTTGAATGGACAACCTATTAGTTTTCTGACGTCTG CTCAGACTCCACAGTTAATTGCTCCTCGGATGGTTACCCCAGCGAGTTCAGTACAGCAAACAACCCCTGGAAAAATCTCTACATTGCAGATCCCGGTCACTCTGACCATCAGCAACCCCTCAAATATACAAAGCATCACTTCAGCAGCCCCCGGAGTGAGCGCTCTAAACATGACACCCTCCAACGTCCTACCAGCCGCAAATCCAG gagcaacaataaaagtaataaagttTACAAAGTTTACTGGAGCACCTGCAGCTGCTGGTCAAGTAGTGAGTTCATTAGTGCAGCCAAACAAAGCCGTCAACATCCAAAACAATATAACAAACAGAGCTCCAGCCCCGCTCCTGTCTGGTGGGCTTTTTCAGGTCACAAAACCTGCTCCTGCCACAGCAACTAACG CATTGAAGAGAGGCTTCAATTCATCAAGATTCTGTGTTCGCTGTAAAGCCTTTTACCAAAAGATTCCGTCCCTTCGTGGATACTACTGT CAATGTAATCAAGAACTTATCAAGAGTGTCCGGGACTTGACTGCACAAGCTAGAAAAAGGATCAAGCGCCCGAGTGACAAAACCCACTCAAACCCCTCCACATCCAAGACTCCAGTTTCCTTCTCCACATCCTCAGAAAAGTCTCTCAGACACGTCACCACTTCTGAGATACCTGAAGGAACGCCTAGTCCTCGCTCTGGGGATTTCGATGAGCAGGGCAGATTGATCATGTTAGTTGAAGACTTCTTCTATGGGCAGCACCCTGGCCACACTGCACCAGTAAGACCCAATGCAGAGCCTATCATGATGAAATGCCAACTTTGTGACAAGAAGGTGAAGGGCAACATCAA TCTGATGAACCACACAAAACATCACATGGAGTTGGAGCGACAAACAGGGGAAGTAGACTATCATGCTATGTGCCAGCACTGCTACAGAAACTTCTCGACACCTTTCCGTCTGCAGTGCCATGTTGAGACAGTCCATAACAAAGCAGATTCCTCAA AAGTGTGCAAGATCTGTGAGTGGTCCTTTGAGAACGAACCTCTCTTTCTGAACCACATGAAACATGCGCACAAGCCTGGCGAGATGCCCTACATGTGTCAG GTGTGCGAGTTCCGCTCCTCTTTCTACGAAGATGTCATAAGCCACTTTGCAGAGCAGCACAAGAACACCTGCATCTTATTGTGTCCCTTTTGCTTAAAAGTATTTAAGTCTTGTGGCGGCTTCCAAATGCACTTCACTAGACATCAG AAAAAAATAGCGAGGCACTGTGACAGGTGCAGACTTCAGTTCATCCGTGAGAAGGACGAGTGGCAACACAGACAAAAGTTTCACCGGACCTTTGTCAAGCCCAAGCAGTTGGAGGGTCTTGTGCCTGGCACTAGG GTAACCATCCGAGCTTATGCTGACAGTACTGACAACAGAGATAATTCAGTAGCACCTCCACTGAAGACTCTCTCAAACACCACATCAACACTTGTAGCATCTCAAAATGTCACCAATAAAGTCATTCccatgaagaaaaaatcagtgaAAAGCATGGTGGAGCTAATGGTCAAGTTTCAGAGTCAGTG CAAGCCAACAGAAAAACATTTCTGCATGGAATGCAACTATGACATTCCGTATTTTTCCAACCATTTCCCCACCTATGTGAGCTGTTCCCTCTGCCGATACAACACCTgctgttccagagcatatgccAATCACATGATCAGTGAACATGTTCCTCGCAAAAgcactaaaaaatatattacccTATACAAACCCTGCCCAAa GAAGGGGCGGTTAAGCTGTACCACATGTAGATACAAAACTCAGGTTGGAGATTTGATGGCCAAACATCTTGCTGATTATCCGAAACATCAAGCAAGCCATTGCACCATACGGG AAGGATTTTCACTTGGGTATAAAAG ATTTGTCTTCATCCCAACGGACCTTCTTCGAGGAGGTCAAAGACTCAACAACGGGGTCTTTTTGCCTTTGCAAGTGAAGCAAGTGGCCGGGAGCTCATTTCCTCTCTCCTCCAAACCCCTTCCTCTACCCAGCTACACGATAACGCTCCCTGGTAGCCCCGTTTGCACACAGTCACTTCCCATTCTGGTTCAGCCAGTTGAACCAAGTGCTGCCCCAGACAAAAAATGTAAAGCCAATCCAGATGCTTTGAAGCCAACTTTGAATGGAGGGCTTTCCAAAGTTGATACAGAACACACAGGACAAAACTCATTTACCATGGCACAGCTGAAAGTCATACTGTACGCACTCTGCTGCGGGGTCCCCCAGGCCTCCAATCACTTTGACACCCCACCGGAAGAAGTCCAGTCGTTGCTTATGAAACGGCAGCTTCAGCTTGATCCCTCGAGAAGCCGAGAAGGTTTGACATCACAGTTGGCTGATAACTTAGTTGAATGGGTGCTATGCCAACGTGAGCAACAACTGCCTATCGATGAATCTAACCTGTTCGGGTTTATGAGCAGTCATGGTGTGCAAGATATCTCTTACGACTCGATGGTTGATTTCTTGCTACGCCATGATCTGGGCTTGCAGGCGTTTGCCACATCCAGCAAGTTGCTACCGCATAAATCCCAGGAGCTCGTGAGCTCCTTCAGCAGCTTTCTAAAAAAGCAAGTGATCTCAGAATCCTTTAGGTTGTCTTCTATTGGTGCCATGGAGGAGCTTTCCATATTTGTAGATATGGAGCAGCTGGATGAAACCTCTGCAGATTCGTCGTCCATGTTGTCTGCTTTTAAGTTGATGGGCACCACAGATCCACTCATAGATGTTGTGTTCACAGCCCTGGCTGACGGGACCACTTTATCTACCATGGTTTTCCTCAGAGGCGAACCTCTCAAGGAGTATGCAAGTTCATTGCCAGACTTCTTCATCCTGGAGGCTAGGCCAGAAGGGTTCACAGATGAAGAAAGACTTCAGCTTTGGTTGGACAAAGTGTGGTGTCGGCACATCAACCCTAGTTCTGGAGGCAAAGGATTGCTGATAATGGACACATACAAAGGCCACATGTCCAATGAATTCTTGGTGACGCTCAACAAGGTTAATACTCTTCCAGCCCTGATCCCACGCAGTTGCTCTCGCCGTCTACAGCCCCTTGAAGCCTGTATGGGGCCAGTGTTGCGCGAGTTTATGCAGGCTCGCTGGAGCGAGCATGTGACAAAAGCGCCTCAAGAACTGGTTGGAGCCAAACCAGCTGACCTTGCCCTTCTGCTGTCTCGTTGGCTTATTGAGGTACTGGATGTCCTTATAGCAGAACCCAAACTACTTTTTCGCTCTTTTGATCGGGTTTTGAGCACAAACCCAGAGGCGACATCTGAGGAATCCTCTGAGCTGGTGCGAAGTCTTACTGAAGCTCTGCTTGTCAGTAAATTACAAGGAGACAAAGTTGAGGAGCAGAAAGCTGAGACTTCTAGTATTGTTTCTGCAGAATCTTGGTCCTCTCCACAATCAGGTATGCTTGCGTTAAGAAAGCTCTTTGAGAAGGACAGCGATTTGGAGTCTTTCCATGGTTTTGAGGATTCAGAAATTCTAGATCATTAA
- the pogza gene encoding pogo transposable element derived with ZNF domain a isoform X1: protein MQNRARGKSLPSSLWKLRGGVCQEVVKSCSFRNMAESDLYMQCDEDDLEPCQSFTENRDQIYNKVTVVPSGSSALIPIQSDGTSEPISATTDLTNQAVPLASAPAVALLPNAAQPAGAAGGQTIFISTQPNPGQPLAGSMSLGTSLGYLLNGQPISFLTSAQTPQLIAPRMVTPASSVQQTTPGKISTLQIPVTLTISNPSNIQSITSAAPGVSALNMTPSNVLPAANPGATIKVIKFTKFTGAPAAAGQVVSSLVQPNKAVNIQNNITNRAPAPLLSGGLFQVTKPAPATATNALKRGFNSSRFCVRCKAFYQKIPSLRGYYCQCNQELIKSVRDLTAQARKRIKRPSDKTHSNPSTSKTPVSFSTSSEKSLRHVTTSEIPEGTPSPRSGDFDEQGRLIMLVEDFFYGQHPGHTAPVRPNAEPIMMKCQLCDKKVKGNINLMNHTKHHMELERQTGEVDYHAMCQHCYRNFSTPFRLQCHVETVHNKADSSKVCKICEWSFENEPLFLNHMKHAHKPGEMPYMCQVCEFRSSFYEDVISHFAEQHKNTCILLCPFCLKVFKSCGGFQMHFTRHQKKIARHCDRCRLQFIREKDEWQHRQKFHRTFVKPKQLEGLVPGTRVTIRAYADSTDNRDNSVAPPLKTLSNTTSTLVASQNVTNKVIPMKKKSVKSMVELMVKFQSQCKPTEKHFCMECNYDIPYFSNHFPTYVSCSLCRYNTCCSRAYANHMISEHVPRKSTKKYITLYKPCPKKGRLSCTTCRYKTQVGDLMAKHLADYPKHQASHCTIREGFSLGYKRFVFIPTDLLRGGQRLNNGVFLPLQVKQVAGSSFPLSSKPLPLPSYTITLPGSPVCTQSLPILVQPVEPSAAPDKKCKANPDALKPTLNGGLSKVDTEHTGQNSFTMAQLKVILYALCCGVPQASNHFDTPPEEVQSLLMKRQLQLDPSRSREGLTSQLADNLVEWVLCQREQQLPIDESNLFGFMSSHGVQDISYDSMVDFLLRHDLGLQAFATSSKLLPHKSQELVSSFSSFLKKQVISESFRLSSIGAMEELSIFVDMEQLDETSADSSSMLSAFKLMGTTDPLIDVVFTALADGTTLSTMVFLRGEPLKEYASSLPDFFILEARPEGFTDEERLQLWLDKVWCRHINPSSGGKGLLIMDTYKGHMSNEFLVTLNKVNTLPALIPRSCSRRLQPLEACMGPVLREFMQARWSEHVTKAPQELVGAKPADLALLLSRWLIEVLDVLIAEPKLLFRSFDRVLSTNPEATSEESSELVRSLTEALLVSKLQGDKVEEQKAETSSIVSAESWSSPQSGMLALRKLFEKDSDLESFHGFEDSEILDH from the exons ATGCAAAACCGCGCACGAGGTAAGAGTCTCCCTTCTTCTCTGTGGAAGCTGCGCGGCGGTGTTTGTCAAGAAGTTGTTAAAAGTTGTTCGTTCAG aaacatggcaGAATCAGACCTTTACATGCAGTGTGATGAAGATGATCTAGAGCCATGCCAGAGTTTTACAGAAAACAGGGACCAGATATATAACAAAG TTACTGTAGTCCCAAGTGGAAGTAGTGCACTGATACCAATACAGTCTGATGGCACCTCTGAACCAATTTCAGCTACTACTGACCTCACAAATCAAGCTGTGCCTTTGGCGTCTG CTCCTGCTGTTGCGTTACTGCCTAATGCTGCCCAACCAGCGGGAGCTGCAGGTGGCCAAACTATCTTCATCAGTACACAG CCTAATCCAGGGCAGCCTTTGGCAGGTTCAATGAGTTTGGGAACATCACTTGGTTACCTTTTGAATGGACAACCTATTAGTTTTCTGACGTCTG CTCAGACTCCACAGTTAATTGCTCCTCGGATGGTTACCCCAGCGAGTTCAGTACAGCAAACAACCCCTGGAAAAATCTCTACATTGCAGATCCCGGTCACTCTGACCATCAGCAACCCCTCAAATATACAAAGCATCACTTCAGCAGCCCCCGGAGTGAGCGCTCTAAACATGACACCCTCCAACGTCCTACCAGCCGCAAATCCAG gagcaacaataaaagtaataaagttTACAAAGTTTACTGGAGCACCTGCAGCTGCTGGTCAAGTAGTGAGTTCATTAGTGCAGCCAAACAAAGCCGTCAACATCCAAAACAATATAACAAACAGAGCTCCAGCCCCGCTCCTGTCTGGTGGGCTTTTTCAGGTCACAAAACCTGCTCCTGCCACAGCAACTAACG CATTGAAGAGAGGCTTCAATTCATCAAGATTCTGTGTTCGCTGTAAAGCCTTTTACCAAAAGATTCCGTCCCTTCGTGGATACTACTGT CAATGTAATCAAGAACTTATCAAGAGTGTCCGGGACTTGACTGCACAAGCTAGAAAAAGGATCAAGCGCCCGAGTGACAAAACCCACTCAAACCCCTCCACATCCAAGACTCCAGTTTCCTTCTCCACATCCTCAGAAAAGTCTCTCAGACACGTCACCACTTCTGAGATACCTGAAGGAACGCCTAGTCCTCGCTCTGGGGATTTCGATGAGCAGGGCAGATTGATCATGTTAGTTGAAGACTTCTTCTATGGGCAGCACCCTGGCCACACTGCACCAGTAAGACCCAATGCAGAGCCTATCATGATGAAATGCCAACTTTGTGACAAGAAGGTGAAGGGCAACATCAA TCTGATGAACCACACAAAACATCACATGGAGTTGGAGCGACAAACAGGGGAAGTAGACTATCATGCTATGTGCCAGCACTGCTACAGAAACTTCTCGACACCTTTCCGTCTGCAGTGCCATGTTGAGACAGTCCATAACAAAGCAGATTCCTCAA AAGTGTGCAAGATCTGTGAGTGGTCCTTTGAGAACGAACCTCTCTTTCTGAACCACATGAAACATGCGCACAAGCCTGGCGAGATGCCCTACATGTGTCAG GTGTGCGAGTTCCGCTCCTCTTTCTACGAAGATGTCATAAGCCACTTTGCAGAGCAGCACAAGAACACCTGCATCTTATTGTGTCCCTTTTGCTTAAAAGTATTTAAGTCTTGTGGCGGCTTCCAAATGCACTTCACTAGACATCAG AAAAAAATAGCGAGGCACTGTGACAGGTGCAGACTTCAGTTCATCCGTGAGAAGGACGAGTGGCAACACAGACAAAAGTTTCACCGGACCTTTGTCAAGCCCAAGCAGTTGGAGGGTCTTGTGCCTGGCACTAGG GTAACCATCCGAGCTTATGCTGACAGTACTGACAACAGAGATAATTCAGTAGCACCTCCACTGAAGACTCTCTCAAACACCACATCAACACTTGTAGCATCTCAAAATGTCACCAATAAAGTCATTCccatgaagaaaaaatcagtgaAAAGCATGGTGGAGCTAATGGTCAAGTTTCAGAGTCAGTG CAAGCCAACAGAAAAACATTTCTGCATGGAATGCAACTATGACATTCCGTATTTTTCCAACCATTTCCCCACCTATGTGAGCTGTTCCCTCTGCCGATACAACACCTgctgttccagagcatatgccAATCACATGATCAGTGAACATGTTCCTCGCAAAAgcactaaaaaatatattacccTATACAAACCCTGCCCAAa GAAGGGGCGGTTAAGCTGTACCACATGTAGATACAAAACTCAGGTTGGAGATTTGATGGCCAAACATCTTGCTGATTATCCGAAACATCAAGCAAGCCATTGCACCATACGGG AAGGATTTTCACTTGGGTATAAAAG ATTTGTCTTCATCCCAACGGACCTTCTTCGAGGAGGTCAAAGACTCAACAACGGGGTCTTTTTGCCTTTGCAAGTGAAGCAAGTGGCCGGGAGCTCATTTCCTCTCTCCTCCAAACCCCTTCCTCTACCCAGCTACACGATAACGCTCCCTGGTAGCCCCGTTTGCACACAGTCACTTCCCATTCTGGTTCAGCCAGTTGAACCAAGTGCTGCCCCAGACAAAAAATGTAAAGCCAATCCAGATGCTTTGAAGCCAACTTTGAATGGAGGGCTTTCCAAAGTTGATACAGAACACACAGGACAAAACTCATTTACCATGGCACAGCTGAAAGTCATACTGTACGCACTCTGCTGCGGGGTCCCCCAGGCCTCCAATCACTTTGACACCCCACCGGAAGAAGTCCAGTCGTTGCTTATGAAACGGCAGCTTCAGCTTGATCCCTCGAGAAGCCGAGAAGGTTTGACATCACAGTTGGCTGATAACTTAGTTGAATGGGTGCTATGCCAACGTGAGCAACAACTGCCTATCGATGAATCTAACCTGTTCGGGTTTATGAGCAGTCATGGTGTGCAAGATATCTCTTACGACTCGATGGTTGATTTCTTGCTACGCCATGATCTGGGCTTGCAGGCGTTTGCCACATCCAGCAAGTTGCTACCGCATAAATCCCAGGAGCTCGTGAGCTCCTTCAGCAGCTTTCTAAAAAAGCAAGTGATCTCAGAATCCTTTAGGTTGTCTTCTATTGGTGCCATGGAGGAGCTTTCCATATTTGTAGATATGGAGCAGCTGGATGAAACCTCTGCAGATTCGTCGTCCATGTTGTCTGCTTTTAAGTTGATGGGCACCACAGATCCACTCATAGATGTTGTGTTCACAGCCCTGGCTGACGGGACCACTTTATCTACCATGGTTTTCCTCAGAGGCGAACCTCTCAAGGAGTATGCAAGTTCATTGCCAGACTTCTTCATCCTGGAGGCTAGGCCAGAAGGGTTCACAGATGAAGAAAGACTTCAGCTTTGGTTGGACAAAGTGTGGTGTCGGCACATCAACCCTAGTTCTGGAGGCAAAGGATTGCTGATAATGGACACATACAAAGGCCACATGTCCAATGAATTCTTGGTGACGCTCAACAAGGTTAATACTCTTCCAGCCCTGATCCCACGCAGTTGCTCTCGCCGTCTACAGCCCCTTGAAGCCTGTATGGGGCCAGTGTTGCGCGAGTTTATGCAGGCTCGCTGGAGCGAGCATGTGACAAAAGCGCCTCAAGAACTGGTTGGAGCCAAACCAGCTGACCTTGCCCTTCTGCTGTCTCGTTGGCTTATTGAGGTACTGGATGTCCTTATAGCAGAACCCAAACTACTTTTTCGCTCTTTTGATCGGGTTTTGAGCACAAACCCAGAGGCGACATCTGAGGAATCCTCTGAGCTGGTGCGAAGTCTTACTGAAGCTCTGCTTGTCAGTAAATTACAAGGAGACAAAGTTGAGGAGCAGAAAGCTGAGACTTCTAGTATTGTTTCTGCAGAATCTTGGTCCTCTCCACAATCAGGTATGCTTGCGTTAAGAAAGCTCTTTGAGAAGGACAGCGATTTGGAGTCTTTCCATGGTTTTGAGGATTCAGAAATTCTAGATCATTAA